The Mycolicibacterium cosmeticum sequence GCGCAGAAGAACGGCGCGGAGATCGCCGAGCCGCTCCGGTCCGCCGGCTACGACTTCGCCATCACCGAATCATGCATCCAATTCAGCGAATGCGACAGATACACCGAACTCTACCCCGTGGTGCTGGACATCGAATACACCGACGAACTGGGTCCCGATGCCTTCGACTCGGCGTGCGACAGTGCCGGCCGGCCACCGGTGATGATCATGCGCGACCACAACCTCGTCACGCCGCGCGACAGTGGCTACTTCTACGAGGCCTGTCCTGCCTAGTGCCAGTCCCAGACCGACATGTCATTGGGTGGGTAGTTCTGGCAGATGTCGGTGGTGTGGGCGGCGACGCCTTTGTTGTTGAAGAACAGTTTTGCCCAGTTGGGCCAGCGCCAGGACATTTGTTCGTAGAAGGCGTTGGTGGCGGTGTCTTCGGAGTATTGGCGTCGGCCGGCGTAGTCCAGGGAGAAGAACCAGTGGATGCGGTCTTGGGCGCCTTGTTGGTCGGCGGCGGGTTTGTTGTTGTAGTCGATCATGTAGCGCTCGTAGTAGACGGGTTCGACGTCGCGGGCGGCGGCCATGATCTGTTCGGCGGTGCA is a genomic window containing:
- a CDS encoding DUF5078 domain-containing protein, coding for MASTAIRYGIAALALAGALTTSGIASADATDDYPIPNRILKTPCTAEQIMAAARDVEPVYYERYMIDYNNKPAADQQGAQDRIHWFFSLDYAGRRQYSEDTATNAFYEQMSWRWPNWAKLFFNNKGVAAHTTDICQNYPPNDMSVWDWH